CTCCGACAAGCGTTGCTGCCAACGCCATGCACTCAGCAGTGTGTCTTCCAACGACTCCAAAGCCTTCCAACCCAACACCTCATTGGCTTTCTTCGGCTCGGCCCATACCTGTTCGATATCGCCTTCGCGCCTTCCTACTATCCTATGAGGAACGGCAACGCCTGTCACCCGTTCGAAGGTACGGATAAGCTCCAGCACGCTCACGCCCCTACCCGTACCTATATTAAAGACTTCGAGCGAATCGCTCGCTTTCTCTTCATTCAGCATCCGTTCGATGGCAGCCACATGCGCTTTGGCCAAATCCACCACATAGATATAGTCCCGGATACAAGAGCCGTCGGGCGTGTCGTAGTCATCGCCGAAGACGCTCAGTTCGGCTCTGATGCCTGCCGCCGTTTGAGTCAAATAAGGGATCAGATTCTGTGGCACTCCGTTAGGAAGCTCTCCGATATGCGCCGTGGGATGTGCCCCGATCGGATTGAAGTAGCGCAGAAGTATAGCCTTGTACTCTGCTCCGGCATGGATAGCATCGCGGATAATCTCCTCGTTGATTTGCTTCGTATTGCCATAGGGAGAGAGAGCTTCCTGTATCGGAGCCTCTTCCGTTACGGGCAATACCTCCGGCTGTCCGTACACCGTACAGGATGAGGAAAATACGATCCCACGAGTGCCGAATCGCTCCATCAGTTCGAGGATATTCAGTAGTGAGAGGATATTGTTCCTGTAGTACAAAAGCGGCTTCTGCACCGATTCGCCTACGGCCTTGCTTGCAGCAAAATGAATGACGCCTGCTATATCGGGATGCGCCGTAAAGACGCGCTCCATCGCCTCCATATCATTACAGTCGGCCTCATAAAAATCGGGGCGAACCCCTGTAATCCGGGCTATACCGTCGAGCACAGCAACATTGGAGTTGGAGAAGTTGTCCACACTCACGACCCGATAGCCTGCCTGCTGTAGCTCCACAGTCGTATGGGATCCTATATATCCTGTCCCGCCGGTAACGAGAATCTTTCGTTTCATTTCGGTTTCTTATTTCGTAGCTAATTCTTGATTGATCGAGTCGATATAATCCAGCAATTCTTCCTTGCCCGTTTTCTTTTCGGAAGAGGTAATAAATACCGGAGGAAGTTCCTCCCATGTCTCCAGCAGTTTTTGCTTGTAAGCCTCCGTATTCTCTTTCAATCGGCTGAATGAGAGCTTGTCCGCCTTGGTGAATACGATGCTGAACGGAATCCCGTTCTCACCCAGCCATTGGAGAAACTCCAAGTCGATCTTCTGCGGTTCATGCCTGCAATCGATCAGGACAAAGAGACTGGAAAGCTGCTCGCGACAGAGGATGTACGTCTCGATGATCCTGCGCAAGGATTCCCTGTTGGACGCACCCAAACGGGCATATCCGTATCCGGGCAAATCGACCAGATACCACGAATCGTCGATGATAAAATGGTTGATCAGCTGCGTTTTACCCGGCTTTTGGGAGGTCATGGCCAGTCCCTTTTGGCCGGTAAGCATATTGATCAGAGAGGATTTGCCCACATTCGAACGGCCGATGAAAGCATATTCGGGGAGCCTCGTATCAGGACATTTGCGCACATCGGTATTACTGATTACAAATGCCGCCTTTTTTATTTCCATTCGGTTCTGTCGTTATTTATATACGGATAGCCGTACAATAATTATATCTTTGTGACATACAAAGATAGCTTTCTTTTACCGGTTAAGCCTCAATTAGAATATGAACAAATCGCTTATAATTCTTATCTATACCCTCGTTTGGGTTTTGCTCATCGTCTTGCAAAGTCTGGCATTGGAGAGCGCCAACCCCGGCACCCCCTCCTTTTGGAATACGCCCTCCGCTTATTATTCCGTATGGATCGTCGATGCCTATATCATAGCCCTGTACTATATCAATTATTTTCTGATAGCCCCATTCATGATCAAGAGGCACCTCTTTCGTCCCTATATCGTGCTATCGCTGGCCTTGGGCGGAATAGGCATGTTGCTTCCCGTCGTCTTCCACCACGCTTGGCAATGGACTATACCGGGCACGTCCGAAGGACAGATGCCTCTTTACGGGGAAGGCTTCATCGCCTCCATAGCGGCCATAGCCGTAGGGCTGTCCGTCCGCGGAGTCCGCGAGTGGGTGCGTCTGGCTCGTCGGAATACCAATCTGGAGATAGCACTCAAGAACAAGTCCATCGCATACGATCGTGCCGAAGCGCGGCTGCGTTCTTTGGAACAGCCGGTTTCTTTCCATAACCCCGGCACGGGAGCGAAAGCGGAAAACGCACCTTCCTCTACTCCTGTCAGTCCACAAACAAACGAATAGTCATGCGAAAGAAACGCTCCAATCCCTACTACAAAGTCAGCAGGCGGAAGTTCAGCAAACGAAATTCCGGACGCAGATATTCGAGAAAGAGGAGAAGAAACGGACGGCGATGGGGACTGATGATCAGTCTGCTCCTCCTTGTCGCCCTCGGTATCTGGATAGCCAAGCGATACAGGGCTTGGTTCGTTTCTCCGGCCGAAGTCGCCTACACCGTACCGCATACGATAGACAGGCTCACCCTGACACCGGGTGAGGATTTCCTTACCCAAAGGACGGTCAGCTGGCGGTGCGACACCCTGCCGCAAGACTCTTGGCTGGACTATCGCTCTCCGGACGGAGCGGATGCAGATACCCTGCTAATCTCACTGCCGGCCGAGGGAAAAGAAGTCCTCACCCGGGCCGGACGCAACTACTATTACCACGCTAAGATAAACGGACTCAAGCCCGGCCGCACCTATACCTACAGGGTCAAGACGGGAGAGCAGACATCGCCCTGGTACCGATTCTCCATTCCCGACAGTTCGGCTGCTACCGACTTCATCTATATCGGGGACGTTCAGGATCCGGGCAACGGAGGCAGTCAGGCTCTGCTCCAACGGCTGCGCACCCTGCATCCCACCCCCGATTTTCTGGCTTTGGGTGGCGATCAGATCGAAGGTCCCACGGATTTCTATTGGGAAGTATGGCATCGTGTCATAGGCGACTGGACGGCATCGACACCCGTCATCGCCGCTACCGGCAACCACGAGTATATCAAAGGACTGAAAAGACAGCTCGATCCCCGTTGGGTACCTCAGTACAACTATCCGGCCAATGGTCCCAAAGGCTTCGAGCGGCGTTCGTACTACATAGACTTCCCCCATATGCGGCTCATCGTCATGGACACCAACGACATCCAATGGCCGGCATCCGTATTCAACCACCGCACGTGGTTGAAAAACGCACTCGAAACCACCGTACAGCCGTGGAAGGTGGTCATGTTCCACCACGGAGTGTATTCGGTGCGGCAGGGACGCATGAACCCGATCATCCGCTACGGCTTCCGCTCCATTCTGGAGGAAGGCGGTGCCGACCTCGTCCTGCAAGGACACGATCATGCCTACTCCCGCATCACTACCAAGACGGAGTCCGGCACGAAGACGACACCCGTATATATCATCAGCAGCGCATCGCCCAAGCACTACCGCAACGGATTCTCCGAGCAGCACGACAGGATCGGCTCCGGCCTCTACCTCTATCAGACCATCCACGTCACGCAGGGAGAGATCCGCTACCGCTCCACCACCTTCGACAATCGCCCTTACGACGATCTGCACCTGAAGAAGCAGGGAGGCCGAACCACAGTCAAGGACAATGCCGAGGACTGGAAAGAGATCTTCGCTTTCGACAACTTTGCCGACAGCAAAAAAGGCCGTAAAAAGCGTGCCGACTATCGGCAGGCAGCCCAAGAACGAGCAGCCGGCCATCGGTAAGCGGACGATCGGTGGCGCGTAAAATCGGATCGAAAACGAACGAACAGCCACACTGCCAACAACTTTTCACTACCTTCGTTGCCGTAACGACAAAATAGAAATATAGACGATCCTCGGTCGAAAGGTCGCGCGGTCGTCGATTCTTCGATTAACTAACAAAAAATGAAAAAAGAAGACCTTATGCGTAGTGGCTTTGCCACACGTGCCATCCATGGAGGCGCTATCGAGAACGCCTTCGGCTGCTTAGCCACTCCCATCTACCAAACATCGACTTTCGTTTTTGACACTGCCGAACAGGGAGGCCGCCGCTTTGCCGGAGAGGAAGACGGATACATCTATACCCGTCTGGGCAACCCCAACTGCACCCAAGTGGAAGAGAAACTGGCCATGCTCGAGGGCGGAGAAGCCGCCGCATCGGCCTCATCCGGTATCGGAGCCATCAGCTCTGCCATCTGGGTATGCGTGAAGGCCGGCGACCATATCGTAGCCGGCAAGACGCTCTACGGCTGCACCTTCGCCTTCCTCACCCACGGACTGAGCCGCTACGGTGTGGAAGTCACCCTCGTGGATACCCGCCATCCGGAAGAGGTGGAGGCTGCCATTCGCCCGAATACGAAGCTCGTCTATCTGGAGACTCCGGCCAACCCCAATATGTACCTGACCGACATCAAGGCAGTCTGCGACATCGCTCATAAGCACGAAGGCGTACGCGTCATGGTGGACAATACCTACTGCACGCCCTATATCTGCCGTCCGCTGGAGCTGGGTGCCGACATCGTGGTACACAGCGCGACCAAGTACCTGAACGGACATGGCGACGTCATCGCCGGATTCGTCGTTGGTAAAGAGGACTACATCAAGGAGGTGAAGCTCGTCGGCGTCAAGGACCTCACGGGGGCCAATATGAGTCCGTTCGATGCTTATCTGATCAGCCGCGGCATGAAGACGCTGCAGATACGTATGGAGCAGCACTGCCGCAATGCTCAGACCGTAGCCGAATTCCTCGAAAAGCATCCGGCCGTAGAAGCAGTTTATTTCCCCGGACTTCCGAGCTTCCCCCAATACGAATTGGCCAAGAAGCAGATGGCACTGCCCGGAGCCATGATCGCCTTCGAAGTGAAGGGCGGTTGCGAAGCCGGTAAGAAGCTGATGAACAACCTGCACCTCTGCTCCCTCGCCGTGAGCTTGGGCGATACGGAAACCCTCATCCAGCATCCGGCCAGCATGACCCACTCGCCCTACACACCCGAAGAGCGTGCTGCCAGCGACATATCCGAAGGACTGGTACGCCTGTCCGTGGGTCTGGAGAACGTGGAGGACATCATCGCCGACCTCAAACACGGTCTGGACAGCCTGATCTAAACACCCCAAAGGCTGCATAAAGGCCTGACAAAAGACAATATGAACCCCGAAAGTCCGTCGACGGACTTTCGGGGTTCGCTTTTATATACCCGATCGGCGGCGGCTGTCTTTTGCCGGGTCGTTCTCGGAACTGAAAACAAGTGCGAAAAAAGTTTTCAACAACGAAGACGAGTTTGGAATCATTCCAAATAAGAGACCTTTGAAAAATAAGGAGATGGAGGGAAGAGGAGTTCTTGGCATAAAAGGAGCGAGTGAAAGGGGTGGCAGTAAGGAGTGAAAGTAGTTGTAAATCCCCCCTTTGAGGAGCTACTTGTACGAGCTCCTCAAGGGTGGTTATGCCTTATCCTACGGATGAGGACATAATTATCCCCGGGGTTCTGTATAAATTAAAGGCGATGCTTTCAAGAATGTTTTGAGTATGGGTCTTGGCAAGTCCCCGGTATCGACATCGTCCGCCATGAAACCACCGGCGAATACTGCCAAAGGTGCGTTCGATGGTGCTCCGTATCGGACCGATTGCTTTGTTTCGTTGCTTCTCTTCCTCGGTCAATGCCCTGTTGCATTGTGCCTTGTGCATGATGCCGTCTTGAAGGTGATGGGCTTGCAGGTAGGAACGATTTTCCCCGCAAGCATATCCTTTGTCCGCCAAGACGGCTGTGCCTTGAGGTATGTTTGCACCCTGCAATAGCGCAATAAACTCCTTCGTGTCACTGCGGTTCGCTGCTGTCGTTATCACCTTTTGAACAATGCCTTGAACATTGGCCGGACAATGCTTTTTGTATCCGTAGTGATAACGCTTTTGTTTGTACACCCAACGGGCTTCTTCATCCGTCCCTTTACGCCGGCGGACAACCTGTTTTTGATAATCCTCCTCTGCCTCTTTTTCCGCCTCGCTCCGATTGTCTTCTCTGTCGTCTGCGACTTCAATCGTAATGCTTCCGTTGGGTTTATGCGGCGTCTCCACAAGGCTTGCATCCACAAGCACCCCTTCCCTTACCGAAATGTGATGGCGGGAAAGTTGTTTGTTAAACTGCGCCAATAGTTTGTCCATGAGACCCAACTCTGTCAGTGCCGAACGAAATCGACTGATGGTGCTGTGGTCGGGAGATACCTCTTCCATCTTCAGCCCCAAGAATCGGGAAAAGGTGATTGAATCATTGATGCGCTCCTCCAAAGCACAATCACTGAGGTTGTACCATGTCTCCAAAAGCAACATCTTGAATAAGAGAATCACGTCATAAGCCGGGGCGCCGATGGCATTTTGTCGCTTCGTGTATTTCTTGTTGATCAGCGTCCTGATCGGACGCCAATCGATAAGCGTGTCAACCTGATTGAGGAAGTCGTTTTGTGCTTTGCGATAACGCTTTGAAAGGAGTGCGTCTGCAAATGTTACATGCTCATCGGTATTCTTGGATTGGTATGCCATGGGAGGAATATTATGCTGTTTTTAATGCTCAAATATACAAAATAACTCCCTATTATACAATGAATTAATAAACAAAATACACACCAATCGCCGTGCAAAGGTCTCAATAAGCACCTGTGAGAGAGCGGATACTGAAGCAGAGGAGATCGGAAAGCCGGGTCTTTCAGGTCTGGATTCGTTTTTCCAAAGGTCGAATCACGATTTATATATAAAGCTTTTTCGATTTGTATATATATCGTTTTCATTTTGTATATAAATCATTTTTAATTTATATATAAATCGATTGGGATAAATATATAGATTGTAAGCCCGATTTGATATAAATCGGGCAGCTCAAAAGGCCTTTAGGGGAGGTAAATAAAGAGGCACCCACCGAGTTCCTGCAGGAACTCGGTGGGTGCCTCATCTATTTCGAAGGGGTACGAAAC
This genomic stretch from Porphyromonas gingivalis ATCC 33277 harbors:
- a CDS encoding purple acid phosphatase family protein, translated to MRKKRSNPYYKVSRRKFSKRNSGRRYSRKRRRNGRRWGLMISLLLLVALGIWIAKRYRAWFVSPAEVAYTVPHTIDRLTLTPGEDFLTQRTVSWRCDTLPQDSWLDYRSPDGADADTLLISLPAEGKEVLTRAGRNYYYHAKINGLKPGRTYTYRVKTGEQTSPWYRFSIPDSSAATDFIYIGDVQDPGNGGSQALLQRLRTLHPTPDFLALGGDQIEGPTDFYWEVWHRVIGDWTASTPVIAATGNHEYIKGLKRQLDPRWVPQYNYPANGPKGFERRSYYIDFPHMRLIVMDTNDIQWPASVFNHRTWLKNALETTVQPWKVVMFHHGVYSVRQGRMNPIIRYGFRSILEEGGADLVLQGHDHAYSRITTKTESGTKTTPVYIISSASPKHYRNGFSEQHDRIGSGLYLYQTIHVTQGEIRYRSTTFDNRPYDDLHLKKQGGRTTVKDNAEDWKEIFAFDNFADSKKGRKKRADYRQAAQERAAGHR
- a CDS encoding IS5 family transposase codes for the protein MAYQSKNTDEHVTFADALLSKRYRKAQNDFLNQVDTLIDWRPIRTLINKKYTKRQNAIGAPAYDVILLFKMLLLETWYNLSDCALEERINDSITFSRFLGLKMEEVSPDHSTISRFRSALTELGLMDKLLAQFNKQLSRHHISVREGVLVDASLVETPHKPNGSITIEVADDREDNRSEAEKEAEEDYQKQVVRRRKGTDEEARWVYKQKRYHYGYKKHCPANVQGIVQKVITTAANRSDTKEFIALLQGANIPQGTAVLADKGYACGENRSYLQAHHLQDGIMHKAQCNRALTEEEKQRNKAIGPIRSTIERTFGSIRRWFHGGRCRYRGLAKTHTQNILESIAFNLYRTPGIIMSSSVG
- the galE gene encoding UDP-glucose 4-epimerase GalE — translated: MKRKILVTGGTGYIGSHTTVELQQAGYRVVSVDNFSNSNVAVLDGIARITGVRPDFYEADCNDMEAMERVFTAHPDIAGVIHFAASKAVGESVQKPLLYYRNNILSLLNILELMERFGTRGIVFSSSCTVYGQPEVLPVTEEAPIQEALSPYGNTKQINEEIIRDAIHAGAEYKAILLRYFNPIGAHPTAHIGELPNGVPQNLIPYLTQTAAGIRAELSVFGDDYDTPDGSCIRDYIYVVDLAKAHVAAIERMLNEEKASDSLEVFNIGTGRGVSVLELIRTFERVTGVAVPHRIVGRREGDIEQVWAEPKKANEVLGWKALESLEDTLLSAWRWQQRLSEK
- the megL gene encoding methionine gamma-lyase — protein: MKKEDLMRSGFATRAIHGGAIENAFGCLATPIYQTSTFVFDTAEQGGRRFAGEEDGYIYTRLGNPNCTQVEEKLAMLEGGEAAASASSGIGAISSAIWVCVKAGDHIVAGKTLYGCTFAFLTHGLSRYGVEVTLVDTRHPEEVEAAIRPNTKLVYLETPANPNMYLTDIKAVCDIAHKHEGVRVMVDNTYCTPYICRPLELGADIVVHSATKYLNGHGDVIAGFVVGKEDYIKEVKLVGVKDLTGANMSPFDAYLISRGMKTLQIRMEQHCRNAQTVAEFLEKHPAVEAVYFPGLPSFPQYELAKKQMALPGAMIAFEVKGGCEAGKKLMNNLHLCSLAVSLGDTETLIQHPASMTHSPYTPEERAASDISEGLVRLSVGLENVEDIIADLKHGLDSLI
- the yihA gene encoding ribosome biogenesis GTP-binding protein YihA/YsxC, whose protein sequence is MEIKKAAFVISNTDVRKCPDTRLPEYAFIGRSNVGKSSLINMLTGQKGLAMTSQKPGKTQLINHFIIDDSWYLVDLPGYGYARLGASNRESLRRIIETYILCREQLSSLFVLIDCRHEPQKIDLEFLQWLGENGIPFSIVFTKADKLSFSRLKENTEAYKQKLLETWEELPPVFITSSEKKTGKEELLDYIDSINQELATK